One part of the Solanum dulcamara chromosome 3, daSolDulc1.2, whole genome shotgun sequence genome encodes these proteins:
- the LOC129882324 gene encoding serine/threonine-protein kinase BSK5-like: MGARCSKFSFCWWHSHLKPSLLDSSDLENGGKNEKNAFPVFTELSLDELKMATNGFSSENIVSEHGEKAPNVVYKGLLENGRWVAVKRFNRSAWPDSRQFLDEARAVGNLRSERLANLIGCCCEGEEKLLVAEFMPNETLAKHLFHWENQPMKWAMRLRVAFYLAQALDYCSSKGRALYHDLNAYRILFDQDGNPRLSCFGLMKNSRDGKSYSTNLAFTPPEYLKTGRVTPESVVYSFGTMLLDLLSGKHIPPSHALDLIRGKNFLMLMDSCLEGHFSNDDGTELVRLATRCLQYEARERPNAKSLVTSLTSLQKETEVPSHVLLGIPHGTATPPQPLLLTPMGEACLRKDLTALHEILEKSGYKDDEGIANELSFQMWTNQMQETLNSKKHGDAAFRAKDFITAIDCYTQFIDGGTMVSPTVYARRCLCYLMSDLPQEALGDAMQAQVVFPDWPTAFYLQATGLFILGIENDAQEALKEATKLEAKRSKN, encoded by the exons ATGGGTGCTCGTTGCTCAAAATTCTCTTTTTGTTGGTGGCATTCTCACCTCAAACCATCTCTTCTTGATTCATCTGATCTCG AGAATGGAggtaaaaatgagaaaaatgccTTTCCAGTTTTTACTGAGCTCAGTCTTGATGAGCTAAAGATGGCTACCAATGGATTTTCTTCTGAAAACATTGTATCAGAGCATGGAGAGAAAGCTCCAAATGTAGTTTATAAAGGGTTACTTGAGAATGGTCGTTGGGTTGCTGTTAAACGCTTCAATAGGTCTGCTTGGCCTGATTCTCGTCAATTCTTG GATGAGGCTAGAGCTGTGGGGAATCTGAGGAGCGAGCGATTGGCAAATCTAATAGGATGTTGCTGTGAAGGGGAGGAAAAATTGCTGGTGGCTGAGTTCATGCCTAATGAGACCCTTGCAAAGCATTTGTTTCACT GGGAGAATCAACCTATGAAATGGGCGATGAGGTTGAGAGTCGCATTTTACCTAGCACAAGCTTTGGATTACTGCAGTAGCAAAGGTCGGGCATTATATCATGATCTTAATGCTTATAGAATCTTATTTGATCAG GATGGTAATCCTAGACTCTCTTGCTTTGGCCTGATGAAGAACAGTAGAGATGGGAAGAGTTATAGTACAAACTTGGCTTTCACTCCCCCAGAGTACTTGAAAACAG GAAGAGTGACCCCTGAAAGTGTAGTTTACAGCTTTGGAACAATGTTGCTAGATCTTTTAAGTGGAAAACATATTCCTCCAAGCCAT GCACTTGATCTAATTAGGGGGAAGAATTTTTTGATGCTTATGGATTCTTGTTTGGAGGGTCATTTTTCTAATGATGATGGAACGGAGCTTGTTCGGCTTGCCACTCGCTGTTTACAGTACGAGGCACGTGAGAGGCCAAATGCAAAATCTCTCGTCACTTCACTTACGTCTCTTCAGAAAGAAACAGAG GTGCCGTCACATGTTTTGTTGGGCATTCCACACGGAACTGCAACCCCACCTCAGCCATTATTATTGACACCAATGGGTGAAGCATGCTTGAGAAAAGATCTTACTGCCCTTcatgaaatattggaaaagAGTGGGTACAAGGATGATGAAGGAATCGCCAATGAG CTTTCATTCCAAATGTGGACAAATCAGATGCAGGAAACCTTGAATTCTAAGAAGCACGGTGATGCTGCTTTCCGAGCCAAGGATTTCATTACTGCCATTGACTGCTATACGCAG TTCATTGATGGAGGGACCATGGTATCACCAACCGTATATGCCAGGCGTTGCTTGTGTTATCTGATGAGCGACTTGCCACAAGAAGCTCTAGGGGATGCAATGCAAGCTCAGGTGGTTTTCCCCGATTGGCCAACTGCCTTTTACCTCCAGGCCACTGGCCTCTTTATCCTTGGGATTGAGAATGATGCCCAAGAAGCTCTTAAAGAAGCTACAAAGTTGGAAGCAAAAAGGAGCAAAAACTGA